The sequence below is a genomic window from Corythoichthys intestinalis isolate RoL2023-P3 chromosome 4, ASM3026506v1, whole genome shotgun sequence.
taaggCTTCATCTTCAGGGCAAGATGACAGTCACTTTGGACCAAAATGAAGTATTTTGATGGGCCCCatttggtacagaaaaaaaagggCGTTGTGTTTTTCACCTATTTAAGATTCTGAATCTGCACTaagctagctttcaaatgacacacattttctaaatgtttattattattaatttttaaaatatagtgtgttttatttaagaacaAACGTTGTGTTTGAATGACTGTACTTGACTTATTAAGATATACTGTCACTACATTAGTGATTAAATTGGTTAAACATTTTTAGGGGTACAATAATATTTCATATTAGTAATACTTTGAGACAAATGTATCACCCACTATTGTGGcacattttggaacaaatgtgaagTCCGATATACCCAAGTTAATTTGTGTCagaggcagtgttgttttcgtcaacaatgacgacaacgaaaacattttgatggCGAGCAATTTTTTAATGACGATGTTGTGATGATGactagctaaaaacgtggcttcaAAGACAAGAGCAtagcgagacgaatgccagttttcgtctcatGAGATGACGACGGAACGAAAATGCGAAATAATttgtgtcatatgttcacaggtGGTAGTGTTTGGGTCGTTTCACTCATATGAGATGCACTGCACCTCTCCCTCACGCTCAGCAACAGAGGTTAGGATGAgtctcaagctaggctgcgctctatcttgcttgtttggaaacatggtaagatttgttttcttatctttgcaagagagaatatgcaatgttgctttagccttttaaagtctgtgctgagtgatcatcagacactaaatgtaatcctagcattagcattagcttcgaTATGGCGAGCATACTCTTGAAACACTGGTCAGTCTAAAGCAaagccacttggcttttctaGTCAATATGTCTAGAGAATGTTAAACGCTCGGACAATCTTTTTTATCATACAGTTCATGGCTTCTAGGTAGGTTTACCCgtatttttttaactataagtcgcaccagtcaaaaaatgcgcaatgaaaaggaaaaaaacataagtaagtCGCACTggcgtataagtcgcatttttgggggaaatttatgtgatagaatccagcaccaagaacagatatgtcatcttgaaaggcaaattaaaatgaaaaaacaatagaGGACAACAGGCTGACTAAGTGTACAGTTTGCTAATATTACATGAGGCATAAACAAAAAACTGAGAACGTGcctggtatgttaatgtaacataactaataagagttattcagataactatagcataaagaacatgcatgTTAATGtaactattaagagttattcagataactatagcagaaAGAACATGCTAGCAAGCAACCATtgatataatgtgttaataatttcacacataagtcactccagaatataagacgcaccctctgccaaactatgaaaaaaaaactgcgacatattgtctgaaaaataatttacagtacTGCTttccctgctgagtgtgtattatcatcacaaagttggcgttgtTCTTGTAGactatgttcattcaaaattgttaaaaacctATTTatatttggactaaaactttgaatttgaattgtacagatgaaaacagacggaatttgtatgagatttcgtcaACTAaagctagacgaagacgaaaatattttgaaatgactaaaatatgattaagactaaaaagtattttcgtccaaaagactaacatGAAAGTTAAAAGGAGGTAAATTATGGACTGTCAGCCAGCATGTCAGAACGACAAAACTATTGCATGTACACCATTAGTTATACGTAcgactaataaaatattttaaagaaaTCTCTGTTCTCACCAAGACTAGGCAGGTGTCGACCAAGGCAAAGGTCCCTGAACGCCCAATACCAGCACTGCAGTGCACAACTGAGGGCCCATGAACTGTGCCCAGTGAACCAGACTCTCGAACCTTGAATAGGAAGTTCAGAAAGGAGGCAGGCGATTCTGGAACACCGAAATCCGGCCATGCGGTGTAGTGAAAGTGATAAATTGATCTCCACTCCCCTGTCTATAACACAATATATGTGATGTTAATGGTGATACAAGACAGGAATAAAtaccaccttatcaaaagtagtaCTTACCTTTACGTTTTGTAATTTTAGCACTCTGATTGTGAAATAGGAATGGTCCTCCTCCGAAAGTAGGCTAACAACAAAACCTGTGTCAGTAAAAGACATCTGTAGTTCCTCCGTAGTGGGCCAGTACTGTGCACACTTTTCctacaaaaaaaagaatgaattcaGTATGGTGTGAAACACTAGAGACTAGAGACTGATAATTGGCTGggcccacagaggttttggcaaatattttgtggactgatgaaaccaaaattgaattgtttgggagtaacacagaacgtcatgtgtggaggaaaaatggaacagttcaccaacatcaacgcctcatccccaccgtgaagcatggtggatggagcatcatgatttggagatgttttgcttcctcagggcctggacaacttgcaatcattaatggaagaatgaatttaaaagtttatcaggatgtattGCAAGAAAacccgaggccgtctgtcagacagttaaagctaaaaggaggatggatgctgcaacaagacaatgatccaaaacacagaggtaaatcaactttagaatggtttcagaagaactaaatacacgttctggaatggccaaatcaaagtccagagttgaaccccattgagatgctgtggcatgacctaaagacagagaatcatgccaaacatcccaggaatctgactgaactacagcagttttgtagagaagaatgggccaagattagtcctgatcgatgtgcacgactgatctgcagctaccggggggggggggggcaaaatgcaaaatattaaatgtgacagttcacttacttatttcccccccacttccgtcattgtttgcatactatcctaattaaaatatgaaaacctataaatgtttgggtggttttagttaaagcagactgtgttttttcatctgtgtgattttgacaaagatcaaatcacatttgatggtgattttatgccgaaatgtgagaaattccaaaaggttcagttactttttcataccattgcatTGTGCAGGCCTATTGTTTTGTGAACTGTTTTTGAGACAAAGTCTACTTTCTCTTGGAGTGTCTCTTTTTAAGTGCGACTAAAACGTTTTAACATGGTCAGGTATGGAAATGGTTAACTACTGAGAGCATCCAGTCTGTAATGAAAACACAGTAAAATGTAGGTCAAGTATATAACTTTGAGAAAGTTGTTGGTTACAATAATATTACATTTTCAACAGTGAAACTTGTTAAATTATAACCAAGTAAATATCCAAAGTAATCTTCCCAGCAGTTCACCAGATAAAGTCAAGCTTTTCCGGAAATCCTAAGCCCCATTTCCAAGAAGCAGTGCAGTTCTGTTCTGTACAATGGActattttgaattttaagtgTTTGAAGTTAAGAGTATATACCAAATACTTGAGACTCCACGGACAAGTGGAACTAGACATACAGCAGTCAGTTGAATTAACCAACAGAGAATCGTCACAAGAATTGAATAGAGCACAAAACACTCCCTTTCTTAAACAAAGCCTGTCTTATTCTTCAAACACTGCACTCCAAGCCTTGCAAAAGTACAACAATGAAAGTAACTGAACTTCACGTCGCAAAGCACGAGTGTAATTTTGCATATTTTCATGATGACGGTAAGTAatcattaaatattttttataaatcTTTCTTTCTAGGAAGAAATAATATTTTGATGAGAAGTGAATGCTGCTCTTGTCCACTGATCAAAGTGCTGCGCCTGTCTTTCTGTAAGTACACTATGTCTGTGTCTTGTGCGAGCCATGTTACGTGCTTGCATTATCTTTATTatggggatgtcccgatcgcatatttttgcaccccagtcagagtcacctgattttgagaatctgtcaATACCCGATCCGGTACCGAAAAaaggttgttttttgtttttatttgaacaaaagttacaGTACTGGACGTTTCACAGTGCTTCCACAGTGTTGCAGAGCATAAAACatagatatttttttatattttgaaaatgccattgtatttctgaatTTTTTTACTACTAACCCTTAAAAGGTacaagatacattttgaaactttttttttccccagaaaattgccgtttacgggcgaacggaaaatttttcggggccgtttgaaaaattcccatcgtcgcgcgaaaattccggtcatgccgatacttgaacggtgccgatcggtgctacggttcgggctgcaaggcgcgccgaaaaaacgcggagaataagattaaTAAAATATAAGAAGAATAAGTAggctaaagttgcagaacaacatTACCTTGGCTTTCCCTTtgcagtctggattcttggttaaaagcaaaaaaactgtgcagttcgcatttatttgacgtaaatattgcgaactatgatgctagttagTAAGCCAATTAGccgccatgtgtaaacaaagagctttttctgttgataattcttgtgaattaatacttcaatccatgaattctttatagatatggacataaaacagtcgattcatggttaaaagcaaaaaaaaaaaaaaaactgcagttagcatttattttacgaaaatatgtcaaatgtgctgctagtctttaagtcactgtggcggcccacttagtacaacaaagcgttttgcgttgaaaattcttgtgaatgaatgcttaaatccctgaattctttacagatatggacgtaaaacactctcgactcttggttaaaagcaaaaaaccgggcagttagcagttattttacgtaaatattgcggagtataatgccaatgctctagcggctaatttctcccattgatttttttcatgtttcaaaatacatgcatggtacgaaaaatataataattaccttgaattttcgaacaaatcactcctgagacaatccttcctgtttgtatgcggtacagcttgcatgctttttcaacctaaatccagcattGGATTGCTGCATGTGACCCACTGCTAATATATGAAGTAGAGTGTGGGATGGCCCCTttcgggaaggcgtgacgcagtgaatggggaatgtgtcacgtcaatatattatgaagtctatgcctgaacgatattggaaaaaattaacattgtgatatgtattgccaaggctccacgcttattttttttgcattggttgcactggtgtGCCTAACTTTTGCCTTAAGCTGctccagcacaaaatgtagatACACACTAAGGCTGCATCAACTAAtgattaaattgattaaaattGTTTAATGAATTAGTTGCCGAATAATTTGATCATCGAATTTTGCCAGCAGCTTTGAGCaatcccgtttgggtccttgtttttgtttaatatgagGCTGCGCACGCGCCAGTGAGCaagagagcaagagagagatagttcactgctacacttagGTTGGGCTGCTGAGTCAATAATACTATATTACGAAGTGTTGACAGActgttttgtgttgttagatccagtgtgcctcagtCAGAAGTGAGTAAATGAAACCCAGTGTATAGTTTgcgttctttgttgatgagacattactacttagcacagagcgctaagctagttagcattTATGGTAATCAGAgtctgtttgtattgtgttttggagaagcatagttgtctcatttctttttacaagaaaccacacacataaacccattcatataacagcttagagAGTCCTTTCAatacaaactgtaaattgtcatacacagtgtgctttgaaattgggtaTGGATTGTATTGatgatgaacaactgtttgaaagAAAACGGAATCAtgacagtctgcctcctcctcaTTCGATGttattgtttagtttgttttaataaatgagtcattgacacaatttctatcagcgctttgcccacaagaaaaaaaatgtcaatcggcagcacttttttttgtttgaatgaaCAGaccttttgtctgatttgtgtactgagaaattctttttacgTTTTATACTGAGAACCTTCCTAAATCAAATACTATTCTTTtgatgttttatactcagaacctttataaATCAAATACTTTAACCGGTGAGCAACTGCTTTTGCCAACAAGTAATAGTTTATTTCATGTTGTAGTCTGCTTTGCGTTTGTGCAACAATTAAAAACAGTGAGGAAAATGTCAGCTTTGAGccctttaattgcaggtaattaGTTAAAAAGTACTTACGGATCCCTTTTCAATTATTCTGTTCAGCATTATAACAGCTTTGGAACACTGCTCCCAAATCATCAGCCAGAAGTGACCACATGTATTCCTTAAAGGCCCCTGTAAataacattgaaaataaattaggAACTGTAATCGGAAAGAGACTTTTCTTATCCAAATAAGCCTAATTAATTCAATAGGCTACTGTCAATGATTAAATTAATCAGGTATTGCAAACGCATGACTTGCTCATGGCACAGCTCACCTGAGAAAGAATGTAAGTTCTATGGGCTTCTTCCACTGTGACTAAACTTGCATTGATGTAGTCATTTTCAGAGTTTTCAAGTTTCACTCGACTGTGATCATCTAAAACCAGCAGAGACGGAACAACTACTTGTTAAAAAGCATGGAAAAACAAACTGAGCTCAACATCTTCACATTGAAATGTACAGGTAAACAGATTCCTACTGGAAGCAACTTGTCGGTTCATACAGTACATCTTAGAGTTGAAACCATTACTTGAACAATTCTAGTaacttgattttaaaaattgataaaggaattttctccgcctcgaggaatcgtttaattttgccagctcaaaGCATGACATTTTGCCCCGAAAACTTTTAATGCggtacaacgcgctgatgtcaagtGCCTAAAGGAAGACTTCAACcatgcatgaatatagaggtaacgacGAAGAAGCCGGTGAAAGtgaagagaaaggcaccaagaaaaagcagaaaatgtcaaaagtgtgggaccatttcaagctggagaccaaggcggacacttttttttaGTATCCACTGTGAGATagcgcttgcataacactaAAGCACGTCTTAAATGCTACAGCTCCACCAAAGGCACCCCGTTTACTCCGAGAGCGGAGGAGCGATACTTTgcacaaggtaaaattaagttaatgtagcgctaaaaaataagattaacgttactgtacctcGCTAATGTAACATTAGCCCTGTGAAGGGCTAAGTTTCTATTAACACTGGAAGTCTCTggtttttttggctataaagaaagaccagaaaggcATCAAATGACGCCAATACCAAActgaattaggctcgagcgtatgacgtggcactcgcgaggtttccgccgctatcgccattttggaagcgggaaacataaacagtgaggcatttcaacatggtcgctctttaaaaatggttggaaattattgttcgctaaagaattgcaacaaccgatcgaatagaaaggagaatgtacagctcgacggaacaccattgagtttcttccggatccctacatggagaaaaggcgagggaaaggtcatatctgaacttaccaaacgtcgaagaatggcatgggtggcctcgatcagaaggaagggcataacgtttgattctccagttacacacagagtttgctctatgcacttccactccggtaagttaatttcgtttgtttacgcaaatttcggtaactttatgccctaaaTCGGCCTGTtattagctatagctacagctaaacaactagcatgcatacatatgcattttcttcataagacataattcctgtcgttgctaaatgaaaaagctgtaatattttgacgtgagagagtggcaaagaatttgtacacaggctacattttctgcaaccAAAAATTTGTACATCCATGGTCACAGACCAATGTAAACACACactgcctacctttgctagaaagatgggtgttgccgtttgctatggtcataatgtgcagatcctgcacccatccgcagcaaaacttttcgtagctttgtagcgatttgtagtttcggaattgctgatgagtgtagtaacttacaccaaacactaaatacagcatgatgtccatttcgcgtagtggtggaagcttctcgacatctttattccatttgtgttcggcttgctcgtaagggtcaacattgttcacatccttcaaattgctcacatatctgtccttcgccgtggtaacaagtttgtctctgtatcgaactggcaagttttccttacttttttccatctttggcactcgtagttgaattgtatttgccgttaagtttaaatgtcccgtgatgcagacgtgcttccgaaatggctgcgttgtcgcaaatctcgtatgatcccgtgctgctgtgacgtaaacgctcgagcctaatacttggctttgtcaaacaatagaccaatcAAACAAGACATCCAGCAGACAACGCCCGTACACACTCCTATGGAGTATGGGGGAGGGGGGTTGGCTCTctctcatgtgggcgcaaagaaggcacagaaggaaaaattgcttcggcaacaacctccaacacctagccccgggaaaagggcaaagtgtcatatgtcaccacataaaaaatgttttgttttttattacaccgtcccttgtactgtaggcaaactgcagcttttggaatatgtaaaagGTCGTccacccgattgcctgcctgagcggtccactgtccaacaaagccaaggcagccctgccctgcaaacacttagAACAAGCCTAAAAGTTACAGTCTtgagaaaaaattaggacaacctattaaaaattctgttctctattaagaaatgttcacatatcaatgcctgattttgattttctttatctctggaaaagaaagtgatttaatagcaagtaaacaacaaaaattaacattgttttattccTTAAACCAAGCTTGTGTTACCccatttggctgaaataacttcagtgagacgctttttgcagccatctaccagtctttgtctAAAGAAAGTTTACCCCCCacctcaatgcagaatactttcagctgtgagatgtttgaggggtttcttgcatgtacagtacagcctgtttcaagtcaccccacagcctctcaatgggattaagatctgggctttaactcggccattccaggactcatttcttccttttcagccagtccttgctggatttatgttttgggtcattgtcaaaattaaagcGGAAGCGAAACTGCAacatgcagggtccagtttcgcttcagctttaattttttcacagatgatctcacatgatcctcaagcaccctctgatacacgatatattttatggtggattctatgatggtgaactgtccaggtcctgctgtcgcaaagcatccccaaaccatgacacttccacatccatgcttcacagttggtatgaggttgttttccggaatgctgtattgggtttacaccAAGCATGTCATCTGCTCtgttgtccaaataattcattcaattttagattcatccgaagaacattcgtccaaagaacattattccaaaagtcctggtctttgtctacattcacgctggcaaacttcagtctggccttcatgtactTCTTggggagcaaaggtttcctccttgcataccttccatgaaggttaaatttgtgaagtctctttctgattaaaaaggcatgcactttcacatccacTGTAGCAATAGTCTGCTGTAGGTcccatgatgacattttagggtttttggagacttcttttagcatcttgcggcctGCTcttggggtgaacttgcttgaacCGCCAGACcttggcatgttggcagttgttttgaatgtcctccacttgtaggctattttctggacagtggaatggctgattttatatattttattagatCTTTtaactcacttcaacagtcagtcactgttgaaagtattctgcattgtAGGGCAACTTTTCTTATATAAAAACCATCTCATTGAAGTTATTacgctagctattaggtggtagggtgtcctaactttttccatagatagaatatgcatttttgttgataaatttggtttaatgagtaaaacagtgttaatttttgttgttgacctgtaattaaatcactttcttttacgGAGAAAaataagatcagacattgatatgtgaacatttcttcataaagaactaaatatttaatggagtgtcctaattttttcacatgactgtaaatTGTGAAttgaaaaagtgacatttttcaGATTAATGTATTAATCGTTTcattaatcgtccgattaattgattataaaaataatcattagttacagccctaaaaatataaaaagaaaaacttgatttctttgggggaggggggggggtaaatCAGCAGTCCCTAAATCCAATAAAAGACTAACTTTAAAATATGGACACATCATGCAATCTCAAAATACAAGTCTGTTATGACACTTACATGGACTAACATCTCTGTAGCGATTCAAATTTCGATTCACGGGGAGTTTTGCTACATTGTAGGGATATTCACTGGCTTGGGTACGGATTTCCTGCAGGAATAGAGAAAAAACAAAGAACGTTAGCTTTGCTTTACACAGTCTCATGCCCACATGATTGATGTTCTAATCATAATTTGTAAAACAGTAATATCCACAAAGAGGACAGCTCTGATTTGCTAGACAAGGTGCaagctttttgttttattagtTACAATCTGTAACGTAAAGTGAAccagtatttttttgttgttgttatcgaCCACAATCCTTCTTAACTTGtcttttctaaaaaaaataaataaataaataaataaaaaatgtttcattgttcTTAT
It includes:
- the ptpn2a gene encoding tyrosine-protein phosphatase non-receptor type 2a, with the protein product MEREFEDIDFSGGWQNIYNEIRTQASEYPYNVAKLPVNRNLNRYRDVSPYDHSRVKLENSENDYINASLVTVEEAHRTYILSQGPLRNTCGHFWLMIWEQCSKAVIMLNRIIEKGSEKCAQYWPTTEELQMSFTDTGFVVSLLSEEDHSYFTIRVLKLQNVKTGEWRSIYHFHYTAWPDFGVPESPASFLNFLFKVRESGSLGTVHGPSVVHCSAGIGRSGTFALVDTCLVLMDRRNNPSSVDIQKVLLDMREYRMGLIQTSDQLRFSYMAVIEGAKLLGTNSLKKMCGDYMEPDLPPPPPPPRPHLNNSRPSLESQVTSKDHMPLLVEKPQEQDHSEAESTGHVKKRHREERIASTSQKVQQMKQRLTDSERKKEKWQYWRPILLNVGAGAALAFGLLVCWMYSQ